In the genome of Streptomyces fagopyri, the window GGGCCCGAGGTGAACGTCTTGTCGTCGCCGGTCGCCTCGGTGGTCTCCAGATAGGTGCGGCCGTCGACGGTCCTCTTCGTGTCGAACTTCCGCGTGCCCAGGGACTTTCCGTTGAGGAAGAGCTCTACGGTGTCGACGTTCGCGTACGCCCACACCTCGACCGTGTCGCCCGTCCCGTGGTTCCAGGTCATGGGCACCAGATGGACCATGGGTTCGCTCACCCACTGGCTCCGGAAGAGGTGGTACATGTCCTTGGGGAAGCCCGCCGTGTCGACCGCGCCGAAGAAGGACGCCTTGACCGGGAAGACGTCGTAGGGCGTGGGTTCGCCGATGTAGTCGATCCCCGACCAGAGGAACTGGCCCGCGAACCACTTGCGGTCCCGGTCCTTCTTGTGGCCGTACTCGCCGCTCATGGTCCAGGAGGCGAGGTTGTTGTCGTACGAGGAGGTCGCGCGCCGGCCCGGCGTGTGGTTCTCGCCGGTGTTGAGGTGTCCCGGCTCCTGGTAGGTGCCGCGGGAGGAGGTCTCGGAGGACGACTCCGACTCGAAGAGGAAGAGGTGGGGGTAGGCGGCGTGCAGCGCGTCCACCGACTGCGCGGTGTTGTAGTTGAGGCCGAGCCCGTCCAGTTTGGCGAGCATGAGGTCGGCCGCGGACCCCTTGGCGGGCGGGCGGCGGTACTTGTCGGAGCCGATGACCAGCGGGCGGGTGTCGTCGGCGGCCCTGATGGCGCCGATGACGCGGTCGGCCATGGCCAGTCCGGCGGTCGAGGTGGAGTCGGGTACCTCGTTGCCGATCGACCACAGGACCACCGCGGGCGAGTTGCGGGCCGCGAGGACCATCTCGGTGGCGTCCTTCTCGCACCACTCGTCGAAGAAGCGGCCGTAGTCGTACCGCGTCTTGCCGGTCCGCCAGCAGTCGAAGGCCTCCACCATCATCACGATGCCCAGTTCCTCACAGACCTGGATCATCTGTGGGGAGGGCGGGTTGTGGGAGGTGCGGAAGGCGTTGACGCCCATCGACTTCATGACGGTCATCTGCCGGCGCACGGCGTCGACGCTGATCGCCGCGCCGAGGGCGCCCTGGTCGTGGTGGAGGTCGACGCCCTTGATCTTGGCGTGGGTGCCGTTGAGATGGAATCCCTCGTCCGGGTCGAAGCGGAACGAGCGGATGCCGAATGACGTGCGGCACGTGTCGACGGCTCTGCCGCCGACACGTAGCTCGGTCTCCAGCGTGTAACGGTGACCGGGGGTCGCGAAGTCCCACAACTTCGGGTGCTCGACCGTGAGTTCGTGGGCCTCTTCGGCACGGTCGCCGACCGTGGCGGTGGTGGACGTGCGGGCCGCCGTCCGGCCGTCGGGGTCGACGATCCGCGAGATCACCTGGACCTCGGCCGCGGCACCGGTCCGGTTGACCACGGTCGTCCGGGCCCGGACGACCGCGCGCCGCGCGCTGACGTCGGGCGTGGTGACGTAGGTGCCCCAGCGCTCGACGTGCACCGGTTCGGTGATCACGAGACGGGCCTCGCGGTAGATGCCGCTGCCCGAGTACCAGCGGCTGCTGGGGAGTCGGTTCTGGACCTTGACCGCGATGACGTTGGCGGTCGTGCCGTCGGTGTGCACCAGGTCGGTGAGGTCGAAGGCGAACCCCGTGTATC includes:
- a CDS encoding glycoside hydrolase family 2 TIM barrel-domain containing protein, encoding MTVTRRSVLIAGTAAPTAGAFVGAADARAASSGHATGRSTVELHDGWRFALVDPGGITDPTGAYDGAAQPGYDDAGWREVAVPHDWSIEQTPTTEHGTTSGTGFFPGGLGWYRIAFTLPPAVAGKRISVEFDGVYMDSYVHCNGTEAGHHPYGYTGFAFDLTDLVHTDGTTANVIAVKVQNRLPSSRWYSGSGIYREARLVITEPVHVERWGTYVTTPDVSARRAVVRARTTVVNRTGAAAEVQVISRIVDPDGRTAARTSTTATVGDRAEEAHELTVEHPKLWDFATPGHRYTLETELRVGGRAVDTCRTSFGIRSFRFDPDEGFHLNGTHAKIKGVDLHHDQGALGAAISVDAVRRQMTVMKSMGVNAFRTSHNPPSPQMIQVCEELGIVMMVEAFDCWRTGKTRYDYGRFFDEWCEKDATEMVLAARNSPAVVLWSIGNEVPDSTSTAGLAMADRVIGAIRAADDTRPLVIGSDKYRRPPAKGSAADLMLAKLDGLGLNYNTAQSVDALHAAYPHLFLFESESSSETSSRGTYQEPGHLNTGENHTPGRRATSSYDNNLASWTMSGEYGHKKDRDRKWFAGQFLWSGIDYIGEPTPYDVFPVKASFFGAVDTAGFPKDMYHLFRSQWVSEPMVHLVPMTWNHGTGDTVEVWAYANVDTVELFLNGKSLGTRKFDTKRTVDGRTYLETTEATGDDKTFTSGPYPGSYTSPNGSAGKLHLTWNVPYAPGELKAVARRDGRAVATDVLRTAGAPHRIRLTADRDSTPADGRSLVFVTAEVVDARGVVVPDAQHLIAFDAHGGSLAGLDNGQEESAERYQASTRTAFHGKALAIVRSGTHPGTLRVTARSEGLRSATVSVAATTARTRATTAAARFEPDPGPGAPAHPFADAGYSGRPDSLPAAMLDGDAATGWSNAFYKSATALLPAFSGARPEDWVSVTWARPRAVDRVEVSFTVDATHALPASAEVSVWDGERYVPVKGTAVDWATVSDLPTVITFDRARGSRLRILLTSGHPGAADGALRISRLEVPAV